In one Melopsittacus undulatus isolate bMelUnd1 chromosome 4, bMelUnd1.mat.Z, whole genome shotgun sequence genomic region, the following are encoded:
- the NPM3 gene encoding nucleoplasmin-3, producing MELHGPSSVLFGCELTASTKSYTFQVDNEDDSEHILALSVVCLTDGAKDECNVVEVVGRNHENQEIAVPVANLKLSCQPLLSLDNFELQPPVTFRLAAGSGPVHLAGWHKIVHREDASFEEDDDLSDDEENDLSDEEELPPIKPAKK from the exons ATGGAGCTGCACGGCCCCAGCAGCGTCCTCTTCG GCTGTGAGCTGACTGCCAGTACCAAATCCTACACATTTCAGGTGGACAATGAAGATGACTCTGAGCACATTTTGGCCCTGTCTGTG GTCTGTCTCACAGATGGTGCCAAGGATGAGTGCAACGTGGTGGAGGTCGTTGGGCGAAACCACGAGAACCAGGAGATTGCTGTGCCAGTGGCAAATCTGAAATTGTCATGCCAGCCCTTG CTCAGTCTGGACAACTTCGAGCTGCAGCCTCCAGTGACCTTCCGCCTGGCAGCAGGCTCTGGCCCAGTGCACCTCGCTGGCTGGCACAAGATAG TGCACAGGGAAGATGCTTCCTTTGAGGAAGATGATGACTTGTCTGACGACGAGGAGAATGACTTGTCTGATGAGGAGGAGCTTCCTCCTATCAAGCCAGCCAAGAAGTAG